Below is a window of Agrobacterium vitis DNA.
ACGGGTTTGCGAACACTCGCCGTGTCAGGCCGGATCGGGCCACCTTTCAGGATCTCGCCACGGGCGGCGGCATCCACGCCCGCAGGCGTCAATTGATAGCAGCCCTTTTCAATGCGCTCGACATAGCCGCGCATTATGAGCCTGAAAGCTCCGTCCGAAATCTGCCCCCGGTCCAGCGACAGAGTGGCGTCCAGTTCGTCAATGGTTTTGCATGAACCGTCAGCAAGGCAATGCAGGAGGGTTGTCGGCAATGTGCCGTTTTCAAGCCGCGCCGTCATCACAGCACCTCCGGCACCATGATGGACTGGCCGTTGTGGCGGTCCTTTATGATCGCCATGCCTGCCATGTCGGCCATGCTAACACCTTGATCGCCGGGCTCCATGCGCAAGCCGAACCGTTCGATATTAGCGATGGCTTCCAGCACTTCTCGGTTGTAGCCTTGAGAGACCTTAAATACGAAACCAGCCAGATCGTCGGCAACCTTGACCTCGCAACGCTGGTCGATCAGCGTTTTAACATCGGTAAGGGTTGCCTTTTCGAACCGGACTTTCTGGCTGACACGCGAGGACACCTGCGGAAAGCGGGTCAGGTGATCGTTGACCTTGCCCATGCCGACAAGAATGATCGGCAATTCGATAATGTCGGAAATGTCGCGGACTGTTTCGAGGATAGTTTCCTTCTTGCTGATATGGTCGGCCTCGTCGATGACAAGCGCAAAGTTGCGTCGGGCCATGGCAGCGGCATTGTTGCGCATTGCCAGCTCTTCAATGACCTTCTGGAACTTCTTCTGGAATGAGTGCGGTGGATTGGCGCGAAGCTCTTCCAGCAACTCGTTCATGAACCATGCTGCGGTCCATTCTTTCTTGGCCCGCAGATAAATGGCACCATTATGTGCGACCCAATGCTTGAGCGTGGTGGTTTTGCCCAAGCCGGGCAGGCCATCGACAACAGCAAGGCAGGCCTCCTGCGCACCGCGCTGCTCAAGGGCGGCAAGGGCAGATTGAAACCGTTTCACGTTGCTGGTCTCGACAAAAACATTCTTCATGCGTATTTTCCTTGGTGTTGACGACTGTCAGGCAGCGGCGCGGATGAGGTTTCGAAGCGCGTCCAGGTCGATGCCTGACAGTCGGAGAAGTTCAATTGAGCCGGGGCGTTGAAGCGCCGATCTCAAGACGCGAACGTGGGTACTGGTGACTTGATCGGGATGGTCGAGCGCCCATGCGGCAAGCTCTTCATCCGTTGCAAAGCCCCGCTTGCGAGGTTGGTCACTCGCTACCGGCGGGCTTTGAGAAATTTCCTGACCATTGCTGACAACCAGCGTCGGGCCTGCGGATACAGGCTCTGGTGTCACGTCGATCATCTGAATTGGCTGTTGTGCCGTGGCCTCCAGATAGCGGGCTGGCGACAATTCGGCATCGACCTCGGCAAGGTGGTCGGTAAGACGACGGGCGCGGGATGCAGCCCGCTTCTCGATTGCCGCCCGCTCCATGGTCAGCGGGATGTAACGCTCTTCGTTTCCGGCAAAGACGGCAACGCAGATCAAGCGGCCCATCAGCTCTTCGCCATCGCGGCGCTCGATCTCCCGCACCCAAACCTTGCTGGCATCGTGGATATCGTAACCGACCAGCACGTCATCGCCGTGGAACTCTTCCAATGCCATGTGGAAGTAAGTGTTAGTCAGCCATTCGATCATGGCGCGACGGGTGCGGCGCTTCACGTAAGGCCTGAAAAGGTCGTTCTTTTCATGCTCCAGAACCGGCACGATCTCAAAGCCCGTGGAGACATGATATTCCCACATCTGGTTCGGGGACATCTTGCCCGGCAATGACGAATGCGGCTTGGCATTGTAGGAAGCCACGGCATTGACGCAGGCCGTTAGGAAATCCTGCCAAGTGGGCAAGCGGCTGGATGCGCCGAATTGCTTGATGTCTTTACGGGTGGTTTTGAAAGACTTTTGCCGGGCCTGCCTGTCCATATCCGCGCCGATATAGGTCTCGAATTCCTTCGATAGCGGGTTCCAGACCGAACCATTGAAGCGTTCGATAATGCCTCTGGCTTGCGAGTTTTGTGGCAGCGAGTGAAGCTTGGTGATGCCCAAACGTTCGGTGACACCCGTTAGCTCGTTGTCGAGAACGTCATTTTTAAAGCCCGGTCCACGATCCACGTAAAAGATCGCCGGAATGCCGTTCTGTTCGCAGGCATAGCGGAGCGCATCGACGACGCCGATGGTGTTTTCCGCAAGACCAAAGGAGAATCCAACACATTTCCGGGTCGCAACGTCCACGATGCTGGTGATTTCTGGACGGAATGGCTGACCGTGGATCGGATGGGCAATCTCGGCGTCAAATGTCTTGCCGTCAGCTGTGTAAACGCAACCGGGCAACAGATCAGCGGTGGAGC
It encodes the following:
- a CDS encoding Mu transposase C-terminal domain-containing protein, producing MTFLTAKEIADAGVRLKLRALPHTKRGVQDHIDRHDWKSLSDDLCRKRAGREGGGGFEFHISLLPEALQAALHGERVRELVTASQQATKSKEVTAREKLSTATLSARQRDVMNARSAILSAIEMHQIISGLSLRQAIYSFLADPAALDVSETILITANDRTSGKAVVSRATLYEWFKLRDTVGLGALAPLPTKEKQEVPSWFWQFLRFYAQPTKPCLTDALENYCKALPSHIMPPNYDQVRRLMARLGNVEKHRGREGSLTLKSRMAFTMRSTADLLPGCVYTADGKTFDAEIAHPIHGQPFRPEITSIVDVATRKCVGFSFGLAENTIGVVDALRYACEQNGIPAIFYVDRGPGFKNDVLDNELTGVTERLGITKLHSLPQNSQARGIIERFNGSVWNPLSKEFETYIGADMDRQARQKSFKTTRKDIKQFGASSRLPTWQDFLTACVNAVASYNAKPHSSLPGKMSPNQMWEYHVSTGFEIVPVLEHEKNDLFRPYVKRRTRRAMIEWLTNTYFHMALEEFHGDDVLVGYDIHDASKVWVREIERRDGEELMGRLICVAVFAGNEERYIPLTMERAAIEKRAASRARRLTDHLAEVDAELSPARYLEATAQQPIQMIDVTPEPVSAGPTLVVSNGQEISQSPPVASDQPRKRGFATDEELAAWALDHPDQVTSTHVRVLRSALQRPGSIELLRLSGIDLDALRNLIRAAA
- a CDS encoding AAA family ATPase, whose protein sequence is MKNVFVETSNVKRFQSALAALEQRGAQEACLAVVDGLPGLGKTTTLKHWVAHNGAIYLRAKKEWTAAWFMNELLEELRANPPHSFQKKFQKVIEELAMRNNAAAMARRNFALVIDEADHISKKETILETVRDISDIIELPIILVGMGKVNDHLTRFPQVSSRVSQKVRFEKATLTDVKTLIDQRCEVKVADDLAGFVFKVSQGYNREVLEAIANIERFGLRMEPGDQGVSMADMAGMAIIKDRHNGQSIMVPEVL